Below is a window of Lodderomyces elongisporus chromosome 3, complete sequence DNA.
GCTCATCatccaatttttcaaaaacggTGATAAAGAAGCCACCAGtattttgcaaatgtgGATACACTCTTACACAATTTTGCAAGTTGAAATCCTTGGCCTCTTCCTCAGTTGGCGGAAACAAAGTATCGGGCAAACCATCTTctcctttgtttttgatctCCATATCTTTGCCAAACACCTTCCAGTCCGATATTCCTTGTCTTCTCTTTAACCCGGGCGACTCATTATCGACATTCACAAGCTTAATTTTCTTGCCCCATCTTCTCAATGCTTCTGCAACCACCgcttcattttcaatagGAGATAACGAACATGTTGAGTAAACCAATCTTCCACCCCTTTTCAAAAGTTGCAATCCACGGTTCAAGATGTTGAATTGCAATGGGTGCAAACCAAGTGCATTTCCAACCCTGAAATCTTTCCACACATTGATGTTCTTCCTCATTGTTGCATCACCTGAACAAGGAACGTCACAAAGAATTCTGTCATACTTTAAGTACTCTGCCTCGCCATTCAACTTGACACGAGGAAACAATTGTGCATCGTGGTTAACAACTAAAAAGTTTGGCGAATTCAATCTTTTAACTTGATGTACCAACATGTGACTACGTTTATAATCAGAGTCATTtgccaaaacaaaacctgTTGGTAACTTTTTCTCGTCTTCAGCATGCAAGGCCTCAACCAATTGCGCGGTCTTGGAACCAGGTGCAGCACACATGTCCAACACGTAATGATGTGGCTTGACATCCAAGAGCAATGGGGGAATCATAGACACTGCTTCTTGTCGACTAATATTACCAACCTCGGTTTCCAATACCAAAAATCTCTGTGTCTTTGCaaaatctttttgttttttgataaCCAGCTTACCCACATCGATTTGCCAACCCAAATTGTCAGGGTAAAATGCAATATTTTTAGGAGTGATATCAATGCCTTCAAAAGTTTGTCCTTGCAAATTTTTCACGTGTCTTTCAAGAAAAATGTTACGTATCTCCTCAGCATGTCTTCTGCTTCCCGTGATTCTAAAAGTCATTGGCAAGTTTGTCTGGCAAGCTGTTTTAAAAGCTTCCCATTCTTCCTCGGGAATAAGATTCAAAGTCTTGTAATACTTCTCCCATACTTCACTATACCTTGGAGCCTCAGTCCAGTTCCCATTGTCGTCGGTGgtagtgttgttgttgttgttactgttactgttgttgtttctcttGTCGAAGCCTTTACCTTTGGCACCCTTTTTATAATTTCTTTTAGGCATTTTGAATATATAGTTGTAAGATCTAGCAAGAGATAGCCTAGTTAACATGCACAACACTATTGGCACTCCTGAAACAgtatttttcttcacttTGTATCGCgaattttttgaaaaaattccaTCGGCGATGCAAGTTCTCGGGTCTACAAGTTTGCAAGCGTGTGTGTCGCAgtgtctttattttttttttttttttttaattttacttttttttatttttattttattttgcgaAGCCTCTGCGATGAGATAAGACCAAGAGAATGAAGTTACACAGTTTGATTATACTACTTTAAATAcactttgttttgctttactttgttttcaCTTTACACACAATACTCTTATTATTTATCTGTGCTAAGAATTGTAGACAAGAGACACTTGCATAAtgatttttt
It encodes the following:
- the NCL1 gene encoding tRNA (cytosine-5-)-methyltransferase ncl1 (BUSCO:EOG09264FXB), which gives rise to MPKRNYKKGAKGKGFDKRNNNSNSNNNNNTTTDDNGNWTEAPRYSEVWEKYYKTLNLIPEEEWEAFKTACQTNLPMTFRITGSRRHAEEIRNIFLERHVKNLQGQTFEGIDITPKNIAFYPDNLGWQIDVGKSVIKKQKDFAKTQRFLVLETEVGNISRQEAVSMIPPLLLDVKPHHYVLDMCAAPGSKTAQLVEALHAEDEKKLPTGFVLANDSDYKRSHMLVHQVKRLNSPNFLVVNHDAQLFPRVKLNGEAEYLKYDRILCDVPCSGDATMRKNINVWKDFRVGNALGLHPLQFNILNRGLQLLKRGGRLVYSTCSLSPIENEAVVAEALRRWGKKIKLVNVDNESPGLKRRQGISDWKVFGKDMEIKNKGEDGLPDTLFPPTEEEAKDFNLQNCVRVYPHLQNTGGFFITVFEKLDDEPVKRKAVDAGSESLEAKKPKLADASESNETSTPQPVVVPNDTVVADKPVEMKKTKLPRDANEEPFIFLDPENPKIAECYGFYGFSDSFRKDCTLVRNSTGEPVRTVYYASPPIKELLTIKEQKLKLVHGGIKLFVAQRSESTSCPWRIQTEALHTIEHFVGKERRLKCNLELLRYLFTNGFPKIDEIREQNIDAEFLEGLESKEEGCLFLEVERGNNLEALFLPIWKGRSNVNLMVSKKDTHELLSRVFDIDTSAKDEVKEVIHLKKITEERQEKKDEEAEDTSKD